The sequence AAATCTTAATATATTTGTGAAATAACACACTCTAACAACACTGTAATACTCTATAAGAGTCTaagctagcggctctgtgaggctgtagctACTTAAGGGACAGTGGCGCTTGTCGCTAACATTGCATGAAAAGAGGTGGAAACGGATCAGTAAACCTCTGCACACATAACAGGTTTGTCTGGTTTCACAGACCACAAAAGTCTGTTTCAACAGAACCACATAGCTGTATTTATCTGGGAAAGTGTACCAAATTGTGAACAGCTAAACAAAGCCCCCCTGGGGTATTCTGTGAGGGGTTTTCACACCTCagatgtttgtatttgacaCCTTGGTGGTAGTCAAATGGTCTTCCTCATTTGGTCACTAGAATCAAACGCTGATTGGTCGTATTTTAATTATTCCCAACCCTCCAAGCCACAAAAATATTTGCTTATATGGCCCTCACATGCATTGCCTTTCCATAAAAGTAGACACTAATGATGCAAACATGCTCACATTGACAGTTATAACATTCAGATATAAtgcagatataatgtttacaTTCTCCATCTTAGCAGCTGAAGCTGATACTAATGtagtttttcaggtatttggtcataaaccataTTGGACAAACTGGATTTTGGATCTGGCGATCACCAAAGGGATTACAATTCACcttgagggggacatgaatgtgtataaaaaaaTTCATAGAAATGTATCCAAACAgcttttgagacatttcattcatACCACATATTAACCTCCTCATGGCGCTAAAGGGAAACTAAGGGGATCACCGAAGTCTTCTTGTGATATTTCACagaaagtgaaaactttgacctactTGATGCTAGATCAAAAGTCAGAgggtcaccaaagttattataatacattttctggacaccatgaatgtttgtaccagatttcatggcaatccatcagttgttgagatatttcagtctggaccaaagtggtggaccaaccaacagaCCAACATCCCTAGACCCACGCCGCTAGCATGGATAAAAATGGTAAATTGTGTGATAATGATATACAGTGAAAAGCAACACTGGAACAACATGTCGAAGTCATTGTTTTGCCCTGAATTATTCTAATTTCCATTTCACTTCAaaacatgatgataaaaaaGTGCATGTTATTGTGCAAAAGCGTAGCTCTTGATtgtatagtagtagtagtagtagtagtagtagtagtagtagtagtatagtagaAGTATAAATGATGACACATGACACCTGGAAGTGAATAAAAGTTACATAAAGTTagcatttaatttttaatataacAACTGCTTCAAGTTCATAATTCATCTATATATCATCAGACAAAAATAATCGTCCTGtcatatctaaaaaaaaaagaaaaagaaaagaaaatggaggCCAAAACCAAACTGAACCTGAAAGCATGGCGGTCATGGGGACTTATTTTGAGATGCATGACTTCATGCAGTGGACACTGGAAAACAACAATCCagctgttcattttaatttcctGATGAATACAGCATAAGCAGCTGTGATTGTagcaatacaaacaaaaaactaaatagCCTCATACTTAAATGTTGTCTTTGATAAATAATTGTTCTTGTTACAATCATATTAACTGATTagcatcatactgtatgtacagaaaAATTGATTTGAGACACACAGCTATAAtctatattaaataaatacaacaagtACAACATTAGACAGTTTAGACTATGCTAATACAATAAGATTATTATCCATAGTCATtgcaatatttacatttaatttcagctgCATGATTGTGCTTGATAGTAACACTACACAGCTACACAGCTATATAATTCCCATTTTGTGTTGAGAATAACATAGAGCTCAATGGAAATGAGTGCAAGTAGGTTAATTACAACAGAATATTGTAAAATGGTTCAATTTTTGTAAACACAATCAGAACAGAGACAAACCCTTAAACATGCACTGCCAGAGCCAACATGTTTTACCAACTACAGCCTAACTCATAACagataactgttttttttttggatatgAGGGCAGCATTTCAAATCTTCCTTTATCAACTTCAGAATTTGGCACTGATGTCGGGCAACattgcacacacaaacatatatacagtatgtatgtacaaataaatacatgctCACAATAtacaaccaaacacacaaacagatgatGAAACAAACTGCAGTCAGACGTGCAGATTAACTGTTCATCGATGGACCACATTAAGGATGCCGGCTGTACAGTGCTACATGCAACTCGAGCCCTAGAAGATgtcaaacacattcaaaaaaatgtcttcttattcattttttatcttgCCACGTTAACACACCTGAAGGTTAGTTCCCTTAAATGTGATGAACAGCATctacatgtaaaaatgtatgacATTCccttaaatgaatgaattaaattctgttttatACTCTTGCCAGGagatttggggttttttttctacagttttcAGTGATTGCCATTGAAAGGGAATTTGGAGCCAAattatatgaaagaaaaaagctttttaagtATTTCTTCATAGTTGGGTTCGTGTAAATTGAATTTtgtggctctgtccaaaggtaacaaaatctgtctACAAACACCTCCAAAGCTCATTAATTTACACTCTATGTTGTACCTCATTTCCTTGCAAAACTggagtgtaaaaacaaaatgctgtttgatAGTAAATGCTAGGTTGGATCAGCTGGAAGGACAAACTCTTGTGAATGTGGTTACAGTTAAggttaaagttaaggttagggctatgttaaggttaaggttagggtcaTGCACACaatgaagaaacacaacatgttaCAAATCTTGCAAGAGTTTCACAAATCATCCCTCTGGCTGATCCAATCTAGCACCAACCCTGTTTGGTTGGGTTTTGTGCAGGACTATAGTGACTTCCTGGGGTCTTATGgtcacagtgaggttgccagACAACCATCCGTATTATGGCAAATTGGTGTATCGTTTTTATACTTTTCTGTATGGATTAATTACatgaaatgtgttaattagtgagccctagaggtgctggtaggtggattttgttaccaaTTGATGGAGCCAGGCtggctgtttccctgtttccagtttttgtgctaagctaagctaaccggctggtagctgtagcttcatattcaaCGGACAAATATAGGAGTGGTATCAACTATGCTGTCTAACTCTAACGCCAGAAAGTAAATAgatgtatttcccaaaatgtcgaacttTCCCTTTAAAGTGAGACTATATATAactttggaaagaaaaaaataacacattcttccttTTATGGAGGAAAGGTTGAaatcataagcaataaaacactcaATTGCTGAGTTAAATAGACTCAGAAGTTTTTCTGCTACAGCTTtatttggtctggtatgaccagtagcttatggtggctaatgttagcaaattTTAGATACATACTGCTGTATACTGAGtcagtataaaaaaaagtatacttTAATAGTCCCTTGTGGCCACAATATagctttttcacagcagacattttgacttgtcatagtgaGAGAAGCACAGGTGctactaataatattaataatggatctgttctattcaagtgtaaCCGTGTGACATTGACCCatcatgcacaataccaggaacctgaaactgaagcagctatcATTTAATTTTATGAACACCTGCGCTtttctactgtgacatgtcaaaatgtcttccatgAAAAAGGCCATGACTGCCATTCAGTAAATGTTACAAAGGCTTGCTTAAATGCCAAATTCTGCTAATTTCAAGACATGAAATTTGCCTTTTTAAAGCCAGTTTTGCTTGGCTCATAAAGTCTTCAGAGTGCTGTCACCCTGCAAGATGAGGTAGTATAGCATATTGTCAAAATGCACAGGGTTTCACAAGGGAAGACTGTTATGAGGTTGAAtgacattaatataaaaatggaaaggtggtgaaaaatggaaaaagtcaaGTAAAACCTGATTTATGAAAACAATTTCAAGACAAAAGTGTAAAGAAAATGCAGTTCTGACATGCAATCCCTAAAGAAAATGAcctaaaataataagaaaaccCTTCACAtcaattattttacaaaaaaactcaaacacaaacaaaaagccagcttaaacaaaaatcaaacaccaCCACATAGCTGTGATTTTAAATGCTGATTTACTGAAAACATATGAACTTAAGCTTAGTTCATGCCCCCATTTATTGTATCTGTTACTACCATATGTCTTGAAAAGCTGTTTACAGATGaccatgcagtttttttattcattacaaCATGTTGATCACTGGTTTCTGCTGTCCTGCTGTCCGTGTGGCTCTCCTGTCACCTTAGCCACGTGTTCATCGCACTGTTCACAAACATTATCCAGGCACAGTTCAAACACGCTCTCTGTTGCTCCAGCAGTCTGGCTTACTGCAACGAACAAAGTCCATGGATCCCCTTAGAGAcaagagagagcagcagctcCCTGTTCACAGCTGCGGAAGCCTAGTGAAAGTTACTGACGTGACACTTGACATCGTCTAGGCTCAGGACTGTACCCtggtcattgttgttgttgtgcttgtgCTTCTTATCAGAGCAGCGACACAGCTTGTACTTTATTACCTGAGAGGATAAAAACAGAGTAGGTCACCTCCTGTCAGTTTTGGCTCAACAACGACTTTAGAGTAAAAACACAGGATTCTTTTATCCAAAGAGGGTTCAATCAAgagcaactggacttggttgtagatacttgtAGACGTTTCGCCCctcatccaaggggcttcttcagttctaactgcCTTGTGGGAagtcccaggtatttaacctTTGTGGGGTCGTTATCAAGGCAattgataccacttggttcGGCCCTGAGCTTGGTCCTGAGCCTAGAGCCACAGTCACAGTAAGTGATGAACAAACTCCAACGACTCCAGTGACTCTAATGACTGTCCTTACAACAGCCAGCGGCACTAATgaaccaagtggtatcaatgaccCTGATAATGACCCCAAAGAAGTTAAATACCCGGGACTCCCCACCAATCAGTttcgattcaaccctccttggatagCCATGatctggatgactgagaatttTCACAGACAAGATTCTTTTATCTACTTTCTCAAAGACGTCTCACCTCATAAAGATAGTCAAATAGCTCCAGAATGGTGAGTATGCTTGCCCCAATAAAAAGTCCCATTTGACCACCAATATCACCtggaataataaaatgtaagcatataatatagtaaaaaataacaatatttttttccaaaaaggACAAAAGGAGTTGTCAATATTACAACACTTAAATTATAACACGTGTTTAGAATAGAATTCAATAAAGCTGTACCTAAAAGTCCAGCCACTTCATACGCCTTCTTCTGTTCAATAGTTTCATAGTTTAGAGCCTCAAAAAAGATGTCTAGAACCAGGATGTTTTCCCTGTGGAAACAAAGACAGTCAGAACAATAATATTCCATTTGCACCTATTAGCTTAAACCTGCAATGAgtgatttttggccacttgggggtggcagaaacaagctgtgaataCAGATACATTGAGTTGAAATAGCAAACTGGTTAGCCAACAGTTGACTATTTATGCATCCAGCAGATATCTAggaacattagcattcatttggagtcatgtttctggccacctggctAATGTCAATataatattcactcttctttttagctctgttttgctctaCAATAAACTTCTGAGgtaaatatctggctctttagctgctaaatgctccactatgttcaccagcttgtctgctgtttggagatgggcaggtagtgtacagtttatcagagctttttttgcagaaaacatttGCCTGCTGTGTCTGGAATTGACGctatgagagtggtgagagtgaaccaaaacagtaaagctgcaggatgtaaaatcaaaacaatgagctgaaagacactttAAAGCTCTGTAGAGCCAAAGGGAtctgcagagtcgggtgataattcaCTGTGGGTTTATTATTATGACCACCTTCACATTCATACAATTGAagcaatattatatataaaggCATTGTTGATACTTACTTGATATACTGCTCAgatttgttgtatttctttgCAAGATATTTAGCAGAGGCCTTGCTGGGGATCTTGACGAAGGACAGCTCTTTGCTGTATCTGGTCATGTTACACggtgtctcacacacacagaaatcattATCTTTCTGCACCAAGAAATCTGGAAGGAAGAAAGCCAGAGCACAGTTTGACCTTTGGAACAGATCAGTGCAGCTGTGACTTAGATGTCATGGGATGATGTGCGTATGTCTGTTCTGTAAAAAATCAGATCAGACATGGACAAAGCCTCTTTCTTACCAAGAGCTGGATCAGCACATTCTTTGTACAGCTCGGGGGTGCAGTAGGGTGCATCGCCTGCAGCCAAAGCAACACATACGCCTGTCAGTGCGATTTTCTTTGCTTTCCTTCTTTGAAGTCCCTACAGTATTTTTATCCCCCTGCAGCATCGTTAATGCAACTCTGATACAACACATAGTAGCAGCGGTTTCCTACCAGGCATGTGTACCATGCGACAGTTACAGTTGTCCACCAGGTAGCGTGTTTCACAATCAATGCGACAGGCTGTGATGCTGTAACTGTCAAAGAAGTCTGAATCCATGGGTGTCACCTTACAGTCTCCCCAGGGCGGGGGAAGATATATCAGCTGCAACAGGACACATCATACATCATATCAATTATTATACACAAGCCACTGTTTTCCCCAATATTAGCACACGTATTAATACTGTTACTGATACTTTCAAGTCAAGCATGttgtataaaataataaatacattttatttattttgctattTTGAAAACTGGAAATCATAGACTGaaattgttgtatttatgtatttttaaactttgctGTAAAACGATTTTATCATGTCGATTAATTGCTTTTATGCAGATGTTAAGCACCTTGAACTGCCATTGtgcatgaaaggtgctatacaaataaaaatgagacaacagtaaatatagtatacagtataacagtaaATAAAGGCAAATGATGAACACAAATGCCACAGCAATCAAAGAATACATTATGCAAATAcaagaggaaaacaggaaaatcaaatttaattttattctaaATCTGTATATATATCAACAAgtaatttaaaatgacaaataatgtGACTTGTGTCTTATTCCTTTTTGCCATCATtcctatcagtaataataacattgcaCTCATCAAGTTAACTTGCTGAAATAAGGAAACACAGCAACAGATTAAGAAAAATGAGCTGTCAGACCatcagacagattttaaacaagGATGAAGGGAAACGTACATGCAAACATTTACTGAAACCATCAATTGTAAACCTAAAATAACTCTGAATCAATGACTAAATTGTAGATAATAAGTTATGAGAAAAGATTATTATATTAATCATTGTGTCATGATTAATTTCTAACTATCTGTTTATTGACGTACTGACCATTTTCTTCATGAGTCATTCCTGATTAAATCTCAACCAGACGCTTAGCGGCACAAAACAGTAGCTCGTCATTCATTTCTAATTACTTATTTAAATAGTACAACATAAATAGTACATTTAAATAGTACAACAGTATCCCTCACCCTCAAGTAAAATGATGCATCGTGTAGTGACTTGTAATTAATGAATAGTAATTCAGACACAGTTTAAAGACCAACCTACTGAGTTGTGCACACATAGTATTTCTGAGGAATTATTATCAACATTTCAGCCGTGcacacatttgtgttttatggTTCTAATCTGAAAATGTTACTTGATCCATCTGATTGTTTAAACTCTCGTGTGTCTTGATCTGTCAGACTTTGTTGTAGCTATGTTGCCagatgttcccagatctcagcactTTCTCTAGTGCGTACAATGTTATTACCCAAAATAAATAGCGACTTTAAACCTAGAAACAAGTcataataaaccagaattatcctttaacaaATACCATTTTTTATAAAGCAATGCAAAAGTCTGTACCCTCTGTTCCTGGCAGGAAACAAACGTCTGGAATCCAGGAGCTACTCCGAACCCGAGCTGATCAATGAAAGACGGCTCGTCCTGACTGTGGATCTGAACTTTGACCCCGGCTTCAAACGATGTTTCATCTGCAAGATGAATAGAATAGTGTGGGATCAGTGCAACACGCAGTAAAAGGTTATTTCACTAATGATTCCAGATgctttgaagattttttttttttaacagagttTCACACTCTGAGATAttaacacccacacacaccagcacacaccTGCCAAAACACACTGTTAGAGAGTGTGACAGATAACCAGCTCTGCTCGCCAGTGAAAGCCTCTGAATGAAGTGAATGATATTCCCCCTCACCTGTTTCTCCCCATACAGGCAGGTATTCATCCTGCTGAATGTCCAGCATGAGCTCCAGTCCATTACCCATACCTCCCTTGGTGGTGATGAGGGGAGGACGTCCATCACCCCCTGCGTTAAAGGTATAACACTTCCCGTAGCGAGTGAAAACCTGTGAGACACATGAGACAGatttttcatcatcaaatactgtactgtagctaAGCAAAACTCTCACTTGTGTAGTTAAGGAGATTTCTCATCCTGAAAGGTTTCTTAACGATGCTTTTCCACTGGGGGTCAGTGTTTGTCTCAATTTCTAATatgcaagtgtgtgtctgtgtgtggtaatgtgtgtgtgcatacgaCAGAGAGGgtgtgagagaaaaaggagCATGTGTGccagaaggaggaagaggacaaggagagtggaggagaaaaataaagaaagaattcCTTCTTTCGGGTTTGGGAGTCACACAGTCAACGCAGTGAGGTGATGGAGACTGGCAGACTGGTGATTTAACATTCCCTCACATGCTCTTTATGGCACTTATAATGGACCTGATGTTACCATGGAGACCAAGCATCCCAGTCAGGAAGATTGCCGCCTTAATTTTTAAAGGAAAGGACATAGATGTTAGTTTTAAGCTGTGTGAGATATCAGCAAATGCCCATGTGACATGTTTAGACAGCCATGACTGCATGATAGTAAATAGACAGAAATGTATCAATGCTGAGCTTTCTTCGGCGAAGAGTTAATCTTGCATTAGAGTGTTTAGTGTTGTATGAGTCACATAATCCATGCagggagagtgagtgagagagcggGAGAGCAGAGAGCAACGGAGAGCAGGGACGCAaagtgaaagagacagagagggggggtGAGTTTAGCTGCTACCGCTTGGAGCAGGCTATTGTTCAGCGTTATGGCCCAGAATGACATATCTATGATTAGAAAGAACAAACCAACCAAGGAATTGTTGATAAAGAGTTTGGATCCTGCCAAGGGCAGTTTAAACATTTCGGCCATCTATCAGCGAGCGACTGCTGGTTTCAGAAGAAGACATCAATCtgagtggggaaaaaaactttCAGTTCTATCAAGGCAGGCAAACGAAAGGAACGGCAAGCTACAAAcaacatgtgtgcacacatttagactcatactgacacacatgaaGGGGATGTTTCACTGAAAGGAAATGTTTGTTTCAAGTGAAAAATCTGCTTCAATCTACCCAGTCTTCCTATTCTTATCTAGTTTTGTCAGCCTGCTGCAGGTGGCACATTCATTCACACTTATTGATCAGTCTTACAGACGCCTCAGACATCTGTAAGAGGTAACCCAGCTGTCAGAGAGGTTCTGCCCTTTCTTTACAAATGAGAGCATAAATGTGTCAGATCACACAGTGGCTGCACTTACTGTACTTTATAAATAATTCAATCATTGCCTAAGTGTTAAATCCATGTGTATGATGGGCGCATGATGTTCACCAGCATCCTGATTGATACACAGACATGAGGTAATGTCAGGTAAGACTTGCCCTCTACTTTTTGATGAATAGTTGTGAATGTTGTGACAGAGGTGGTGAGAGTAAAAAACATCAGACATGTATAATGCACAATGTCCTCACAGTGTGCAAACGGCGTGTGCTTGTTCTGCTTGTtatgatgaatgaataaatgattgCGCACAcatgaaagaggttttctgcAGCAGGAATCATATGGAACATGATGAGAGATAAGTGTTACATCAAAGAGGAATACATGTGTACTTTCCAGAGAAATTCTAACTTGTGAAAGTTGAAGTTTAGTTTACTTGTTAATTTTGACGTGTGTGCGCTTTTCCCACTCTTTTCCCACTATCAAAggtattttaaaaagcaaatcaatccttttttttccacaggatTTAATGTATTACTAGACTGCAGTTTATACAGAGTATAATCTTCAGGGCTCTGTGATCAATAAAGCTGTCACTCACTCACAATTTCCCCAGGATTGAAAAGCACTCAACAGGGCTCTGCTGTAATTAATCATTATGCACATAATTATACATATCTGTTTTTAGAGACACATCAGACTTCAAAAGAATCTCTGAATCACAAAGCCATGCACTTTCCCATATATTTAGCAAGGTCTTAATACAGTCTTGTAATCTGTGAGCTGCTCAAAGATGTCTCAGCAGGGTAAGTTCAATCCATTAGTGCTctgttgttttacaggaagGTTTTTCTTTAAAGCTGTCTTGCTGAAGTGCAAACACTTAAGCTGTTATTATGCTGTACGCTTAAACAGCTATCACCGGGAAAATGCTATTTAAATGCAACAGCGAGCAGGCAGTGGCCCACGGTGACCAGCACTCAAACATTTCCACATTTGTTGCATCCTTGTGTGATTTATTATTCTAATCCAATGAGGATTTCAGTTGACCTGGAAAAACTGGAATATTTCACACTATACTGAGTGTCttcatacataaataaaatttatggaaataaataaagagattaATATTGATAAGACTGAGAGTCAACAGCCGTGCTAGCGTGAGGCGACATTTCACAGTCGTGCTTTGAGCTTAATGCTAACAGGCTGACGTAACACGCTGTAtaatgttttccatgttcaccatcttagtttggCATGTTTATGATGAGTGGGTCTATGGATAGAGGGTGTTGTACTGACAGCTGGGACCCCCTGACAAtctcaaaacaaaactttaggGGGGTCTGTGCCTaattactaaaataaatatttggaTTAGATAAATATTTATCTAAACAGTAAGGTTAATTTTTTACGAAATCAAAatctttaattgtttttaaattaatggGTAAtttattgtaaagtgttaccaaataatgcaataaaatatattgcaaCCAAAGCATCAAACATCacttacatgtgttttttgaggtgtaaactaaattatatgatTGTACAGTGATGAAATACATCaatgctggtgttaatattAACACTGACgacaaatttataaaaatcgGCATTTCATAGGTTGAAAATGACTCAACCTGTCATCTGCTATTtaaaatcagccctgaaaaggCGGGGCCAACGCTGATGTAAAGTCGACTGTTTGGGAGGTCTCTATGTCATGAAATTTTATATAAATGGTAGAATGTTAACGTCCACCTCCCCCACTCTTGAAAGTCTGTGAAACCGCCCAGCCCACCCGcattcaaatatatttcaaatatatGCTGATTGCAACAGTTTTAGCTTCAGAAGCTAATAGCAGCACAGACCTGTTGGAGGAACTCTCTCCGTCTGTGACTGTCTGCAGGAGGAAATGCTGCTGGCAGccacacaaacaacagaaatcctctTCACATTTTGTCCTGTAGCTCTTTAACTCTCCGGCTGTCTtttcctgcagttatcagctggtaaaatcttgtttcAAAACGTTAAATCGTGGTGTAACCAGAGAGCTGTTACTGAACCTGTCTGCTGTGGAGCAGCAGTTTTACCCACTGaaaactgcaggaacagacacacacagtcacagacagagatttcctccagcaggtcTTTGCCGCTGTTAGctcctgaagctaaaactgtcttcatgtgaaaataaatcaagacaggtttatttaaaaatgacttctgGCTTCTTTAAATATCATCgcactgtttgtcttcctctcatcaTCATGATCAAACACACACCCCCAATCTCAGCCCTCTtgcccactttttttttccatttttcaaaattatgcaGTGGGTGGAGTTAGGCTCAGACCTGGGGGTGAAGATACACCTTAAAATGTTCTGATAAATGTGAACTAATtcataagtaaaagtactttatTTATCTCTaggaaaattaataaaaatccTTAAACAGTGCTCATGtcacagaacaaacaaataaataaaccaataaaaaaaatgcaacccCACTTCCTCTTATATATCTACTTGGATCTAGTGGCTAATGTATGCCTATTCTGTTTTGGAAATACTGCCCACAGCACCAAgacatgtaaacataaaaacatattacagCCAAACCCCCCCTCACTGCCTCTTTTTGGTTCTGAATGAATCACTGACTCGCCACACTAATAACTAGTCTTGGGTGGAACAGGGAGCCActcaaatgagaaaataaactaTAGGCAGGGGATTGGAAGCCTAAGGcacagtgtgttcatgtatgtgtgtaatgatGAAATAATGATGCCCTGAGTCACTggttgtcaaaaaaaaaataaagaagtcAAGATGAGAGGCAAACAAGAATAGGTAGAGGAGAACCGCAGGGCTTCTCGGGAGCATGGATAACTAAAAGGCTTCATGCAGAAGCTCTTTTTCTTAATTAGAGGGAGACCAAAGACTGTATTGCACTGACAAAACACACTTTGATACTGGCTGCATGGATATAAGCTATCCTTGTACTTGTAGTTTCAGTGGTTAGAAACGTGAAAACCTAAAAGTGACTGGTTTATATTTGTCCTCACTACaatttgattgtatttttagCCTTTGCTAATGGTGTGGCAATAGGAACAGGATGTTGGTCAGATGGTCGATCCagcactttgatccagactgaaatatctcaataagtATTAGGTGGATTTCCCTGaaattttacacaaacat is a genomic window of Thunnus maccoyii chromosome 4, fThuMac1.1, whole genome shotgun sequence containing:
- the LOC121895408 gene encoding acid-sensing ion channel 1-like — translated: MDLKVETEEMDTNQPPPLEVFAHSSTLHGISHIFTYERFCIKRCLWVVFFLGSLTFLLYVCVDRIHFYLEYPHVTKLDEVTTPIMTFPAVTFCNLNAFRFSRVTRNDLYHAGELLALLNQRYEIRDMHLVEESVLESLKVKADFHNFKPRPFNMLEFYDRTGHDINDMLLSCHFHGTECRAEDFKVVFTRYGKCYTFNAGGDGRPPLITTKGGMGNGLELMLDIQQDEYLPVWGETDETSFEAGVKVQIHSQDEPSFIDQLGFGVAPGFQTFVSCQEQRLIYLPPPWGDCKVTPMDSDFFDSYSITACRIDCETRYLVDNCNCRMVHMPGDAPYCTPELYKECADPALDFLVQKDNDFCVCETPCNMTRYSKELSFVKIPSKASAKYLAKKYNKSEQYIKENILVLDIFFEALNYETIEQKKAYEVAGLLGDIGGQMGLFIGASILTILELFDYLYEVIKYKLCRCSDKKHKHNNNNDQGTVLSLDDVKCHVSNFH